Proteins encoded by one window of Leptospira neocaledonica:
- a CDS encoding 1,4-dihydroxy-6-naphthoate synthase, translating into MELSLAYSPCPNDTFIFYHLISAKTKAPFSIKEELYDVEQLNQFADKGKFQATKISFAALFHVADKYSLLDSGSALGRNCGPIIVKKAGSSVGTPNGKKILVPGLWTTANLLTHLYLKGDFTPVPTRYDLILDKVKNGEADFGIVIHEERFTYEARGLAKVEDLGEWWEGTTGAHIPLGCIAIRRDLSSQIKNDLDSAIKESLSLAYQNRESMYDYILKHSQTTTREVADAHIDLYVNEFSKSLGKEGERAIRLLQQKALETGLLPPEKEKELFL; encoded by the coding sequence ATGGAACTTAGTCTGGCATATTCCCCCTGTCCGAACGACACATTCATCTTCTATCATCTTATCTCCGCAAAAACCAAGGCGCCATTTTCTATAAAAGAAGAATTATACGATGTGGAACAACTGAACCAATTCGCAGATAAAGGAAAATTCCAGGCCACGAAAATTTCATTCGCAGCTTTATTCCATGTGGCGGACAAATATTCTCTTTTAGATAGCGGATCTGCACTTGGTAGGAACTGCGGCCCTATCATCGTAAAAAAAGCAGGTTCCTCGGTAGGAACTCCTAACGGAAAAAAAATTCTGGTCCCGGGACTCTGGACCACTGCCAATTTACTTACACATCTATACTTAAAAGGGGACTTCACGCCAGTTCCCACACGCTATGATCTTATCTTGGACAAAGTAAAAAATGGAGAAGCTGACTTCGGAATTGTCATTCACGAAGAAAGATTCACTTACGAAGCAAGAGGACTCGCCAAGGTAGAAGATCTAGGAGAATGGTGGGAAGGTACAACCGGAGCACATATTCCTCTCGGATGTATCGCAATCCGCAGAGATCTTTCTTCTCAGATAAAAAATGACCTGGATTCGGCGATTAAGGAAAGCCTTTCTCTGGCCTACCAAAACAGGGAAAGTATGTACGATTATATCTTAAAACATTCTCAAACCACAACAAGAGAAGTGGCGGATGCGCATATAGATCTGTATGTGAATGAATTTTCTAAAAGTTTAGGAAAAGAAGGAGAAAGGGCCATCCGCTTATTACAGCAAAAAGCCCTTGAGACAGGATTACTTCCTCCAGAAAAAGAGAAGGAACTATTTCTTTAA
- the metF gene encoding methylenetetrahydrofolate reductase [NAD(P)H] — protein sequence MKKILEIYKTAKTPVYSFEFFPPKTPEGETKLFEAVEELSKVDPGYITVTYGAGGSTRDKTIRITSELAKKFALPAAAHFTCVGGNKEEIRVILKQIRESGIENLMALRGDPPKGEEAFKKVEGGFGYASELISFIKEEGFDFCMGAACYPEKHPEAASLESDVDNLKRKVDSGASYLVSQLFFKNSNFESFLDLIRKKGINVPVIPGIMPITSFTQIERFKAMAACEFPEKLVSDLEEVKDQPEEFYKRSINFSVNQCRELVKLGAPGIHLYTLNQSPASLDIVRELKN from the coding sequence ATGAAAAAGATATTAGAAATTTATAAAACGGCTAAAACGCCGGTATACTCTTTCGAGTTTTTTCCTCCTAAAACTCCGGAAGGAGAAACGAAATTATTCGAAGCTGTGGAAGAATTGTCCAAGGTGGATCCAGGTTATATCACTGTGACCTACGGAGCGGGAGGTTCTACTCGGGATAAGACTATCCGTATCACTTCTGAATTGGCTAAAAAATTTGCTCTTCCTGCGGCGGCACATTTTACCTGTGTGGGCGGCAATAAGGAAGAGATTCGAGTTATTTTAAAACAGATCCGAGAATCCGGGATCGAAAATTTAATGGCTCTTCGAGGAGATCCTCCTAAAGGAGAAGAGGCTTTTAAAAAAGTAGAGGGTGGTTTCGGTTACGCAAGCGAACTCATCTCCTTTATCAAAGAAGAAGGTTTCGATTTTTGTATGGGAGCTGCCTGTTATCCTGAAAAACATCCGGAGGCCGCGAGTTTGGAATCCGATGTGGATAATTTAAAACGAAAAGTGGATTCGGGCGCTTCTTACCTGGTATCCCAATTGTTTTTTAAAAATTCCAATTTTGAATCTTTCTTAGATCTGATTCGCAAAAAAGGAATCAATGTGCCAGTAATCCCTGGGATCATGCCTATTACTTCTTTTACTCAGATAGAAAGATTTAAGGCAATGGCAGCCTGTGAATTTCCTGAAAAACTAGTTTCCGATCTGGAAGAAGTAAAGGATCAGCCGGAAGAATTTTATAAAAGAAGTATCAACTTCTCTGTAAACCAATGCCGTGAATTGGTCAAACTGGGAGCACCTGGAATTCATCTTTATACCCTAAACCAATCCCCTGCGAGTTTGGATATTGTGAGAGAACTGAAAAATTAA
- a CDS encoding HAD-IIB family hydrolase, which translates to MDLDGTLLDSRASISSLNHYVLQSALDQGVGLIIATGRRFSSALPYAQEFRGNVTVVANNGQVLRSSPNGERISETYISEKATFAVLSLGKKKGHSPLLHVDRFEEGIDILVESPITDEKYHHYSGGDIARTKVVSDLLEHSGDRALVVCYLSLMKEELIELEGELLTLPESSEYRTVITKIPGVSYCLEVLEKGVSKWTAIQSYLKISGLDEAGVISFGDELNDREMLFSSGYGFAMKNAVPSLKEGASYITKYSNNEDGIAMTLLELSVLPFR; encoded by the coding sequence ATGGATTTGGACGGAACACTTTTAGATTCTCGGGCTTCCATTTCCAGTTTGAATCATTATGTTCTGCAATCCGCGTTGGATCAGGGAGTCGGGTTGATCATCGCTACGGGTAGAAGGTTCTCTTCTGCCCTTCCCTATGCTCAGGAATTTCGAGGAAATGTGACTGTGGTGGCCAATAATGGGCAGGTGCTCAGAAGTTCTCCGAATGGAGAAAGAATTTCGGAAACGTATATTTCCGAAAAAGCGACATTTGCAGTTTTATCTTTGGGAAAGAAGAAGGGCCACTCTCCCCTTCTTCATGTGGATCGATTCGAGGAAGGAATAGATATCCTAGTCGAGTCTCCGATCACGGACGAAAAATATCATCATTATTCAGGCGGAGACATCGCGAGGACCAAGGTGGTTTCTGATCTTCTGGAACATTCTGGCGATCGTGCTCTTGTGGTATGTTATCTTTCTTTAATGAAGGAAGAATTGATCGAATTGGAAGGGGAACTTCTCACCTTGCCTGAATCCTCAGAATACAGAACCGTAATCACTAAAATCCCTGGAGTGTCTTATTGTTTGGAAGTTTTGGAGAAGGGAGTTTCCAAGTGGACGGCGATCCAGTCTTATTTAAAAATTTCCGGTTTGGACGAGGCAGGGGTCATTTCTTTCGGAGACGAGCTAAATGATCGAGAAATGCTTTTTTCTTCCGGATATGGTTTTGCGATGAAGAATGCAGTCCCCAGTTTGAAAGAAGGCGCCTCTTATATTACCAAATATTCGAATAATGAAGATGGGATCGCGATGACTCTTTTGGAATTATCCGTGCTTCCGTTTAGATAA